In Candidatus Aminicenantes bacterium, the DNA window ATCATCAACAAATCGCTGCACAAGAAAAATATCGAGCGCGAAAACGTCGAGCTGAAGGAAAAGCTCTCCGACAAGGAAAAATTCGAGAATATCGTCGGCGCCGATCCCAAGATGCGCAAGATCTTCGAGCTGATCGACACCATCGCCCAGACCGATTCCACCATCCTGATCAGCGGCGAAAGCGGAACAGGCAAGGAACTGATCGCCCGGGCCATCCACGGAAAATCCAGCCGCAGCGGCCAGAAGTTTGTTTCCATCAACTGCGGAGCCCTGCCCGAAAACCTGCTGGAAAGCGAGCTGTTCGGCCATAAGAAGGGTTCGTTCACCGACGCTTACCAGGACAAGGAAGGGCTTTTTGAAACCGCCAATCACGGGACCCTCTTCCTGGACGAGATTTCGGAAATGTCGCAGAAGATGCAGGTCAAAGTCTTGCGGGCCATCCAGGAAAAGGTCATCCGCCGCGTGGGCGGCAACCAGGAAATCCTGGTGGACGTGCGCATCATCACGGCCACCAACCGCGACCTGGTGGAGAGGATTGAAAAAGGGGAGTTTCGCTCCGACCTCTATTACCGCTTGAACGTCATTTCCATCAAGGTGCCGCCGCTGCGGGAAAGGAAAGATGATATTCCGATATTGATGCAGTATTTTCTGCTGCGCTACAACAAAAAGTTCGCCAAGAACATCGTCGGTTTTGAAAAAAAAGTCCTGGAATGTTTTCAAAACTA includes these proteins:
- a CDS encoding sigma-54 dependent transcriptional regulator, which produces MLQQAIHILIVDDDRNLRKMLAFVLAKEGYQVEEAANGVDALKKLKGRNFDLVISDIRMPDLNGIELLKKIKTHDPEIPVIMITAYATTNDAIEAMKLGAEDYIMKPFSLEELKIIINKSLHKKNIERENVELKEKLSDKEKFENIVGADPKMRKIFELIDTIAQTDSTILISGESGTGKELIARAIHGKSSRSGQKFVSINCGALPENLLESELFGHKKGSFTDAYQDKEGLFETANHGTLFLDEISEMSQKMQVKVLRAIQEKVIRRVGGNQEILVDVRIITATNRDLVERIEKGEFRSDLYYRLNVISIKVPPLRERKDDIPILMQYFLLRYNKKFAKNIVGFEKKVLECFQNYNWPGNVRELENFIERGIALEKGSIISAGSLPAEVIFNLETGPTKEAGWQDMLDAGEFNFSQYIDSVSKSIIVRALAMNHGNIKKTAATLQVNYRSLRYLIDKFNLKFHS